From a region of the Constantimarinum furrinae genome:
- a CDS encoding T9SS type A sorting domain-containing protein — translation MKISTLFITLSFLLITISNYAQEQITDVQELLSRMQENHMGSLNDVFNTEELQTLQAYFNSVNPPNEEELVLMNRRIASTKGNTPVAVVTMNPQDLTTLENLGPSTIPEFEGAGIVITMQNGAYVIDNGNNVYLRGISNNNYVPVGAVTNVPGGESITGLETLSNGDMYAISTNGMNSSHLLMINPNTWEAMPIGGNNGLVVPIALARDGADRLITVDIDDDNAYVMQAATGAPTLMGPIGFDANFGQGMGYDAEVDKVLLTAFNNTLGDSQLREMNTTTGLTVSLGTITPGIIDQFGYGSFYDADLLDLQGANSLDLSVYPNPVIDILNVQSNFFLYQIDIYALDGSKVMSITPQHPSTEIDMRALSSRFYLMTIQLEGTTYTHKLIKE, via the coding sequence ATGAAAATAAGTACGCTATTCATTACGCTATCATTTCTATTGATCACCATCTCCAATTATGCTCAGGAACAGATCACAGACGTTCAGGAACTGCTTAGCAGAATGCAGGAAAATCATATGGGCAGTCTCAATGACGTTTTCAATACGGAAGAACTACAAACGCTGCAAGCCTATTTTAATTCCGTAAACCCACCCAACGAGGAAGAGCTCGTACTTATGAATCGTCGTATTGCTTCTACCAAGGGAAATACTCCTGTTGCCGTGGTTACTATGAATCCTCAGGATCTTACTACCCTGGAAAACCTGGGGCCGTCGACAATACCTGAATTTGAAGGTGCCGGGATAGTCATTACGATGCAAAACGGGGCTTATGTGATCGACAACGGAAATAACGTATATCTTCGGGGAATCTCCAATAACAATTACGTGCCGGTAGGCGCGGTCACCAATGTTCCCGGTGGAGAGTCTATCACCGGATTGGAAACCCTTTCGAATGGTGATATGTATGCCATTTCTACTAATGGGATGAACAGCAGTCATTTATTGATGATCAATCCCAATACCTGGGAAGCCATGCCAATTGGAGGAAATAACGGCTTGGTTGTACCTATAGCACTGGCCAGAGACGGCGCCGACCGACTCATCACCGTAGACATAGATGATGACAATGCATATGTCATGCAGGCAGCTACAGGGGCGCCCACCCTTATGGGACCTATAGGGTTTGATGCCAATTTCGGACAGGGAATGGGATATGATGCCGAAGTGGATAAGGTACTGCTAACGGCATTTAATAATACGCTGGGTGATTCTCAGCTTCGGGAAATGAACACTACCACCGGACTTACGGTTTCTCTGGGTACCATCACCCCCGGAATTATCGATCAGTTTGGTTACGGAAGTTTTTATGATGCCGATCTGTTAGATCTTCAAGGAGCGAACTCATTAGATCTCAGTGTTTATCCGAATCCCGTAATAGATATCCTGAACGTACAATCCAATTTTTTCCTTTATCAAATTGACATCTATGCGCTGGATGGTTCAAAAGTTATGTCAATAACACCCCAACATCCTTCCACCGAGATCGATATGCGAGCTCTGAGTTCCCGATTCTATCTCATGACAATACAATTGGAAGGTACCACCTATACCCATAAACTAATTAAAGAGTAA
- a CDS encoding serine hydrolase domain-containing protein yields the protein MRTIFLFTFLVVLTLNLQSQDYKKIDSLSETLVSNYKLPGLAIVGVQNDEIVYSRRIGKANESASYNENTRLYIASNTKAFVGLAMAKLAFENKLSYNHPITKYIPESFFPKEIKAETITIDRLLSHTHGLSNDPLVFRTAYSGVYPSDLRELLKFTSYRGELPSTDFKYSNLGYLIAGMIIEEVSGLPWQEYVEKHLLSPLGMKQTTARLNFDRALEAMPYEFYSEGILSSKKSDPTLHAAGGMYSTLEDMARWLQLFTNPDQQVLPSALLADYKAQTEEAEGSIGPFSIDTYGNGWIYGKLMNDPLVFHFGSFNGYESMMSYQPETNRGVFVFVNERIGGQRIAAMLSAYYYLIANNDPMADQKIANFSKFIEPLYKKTKEEHTVFTFHENENLVGTYSSDKYGELEVKNTEHGFVFSLGKLSSLAYQDEKENGILIEWTPGIEEHFEFSTSNEGKLILIYGDFDLFVKKGK from the coding sequence ATGAGAACCATATTCCTATTTACTTTCTTAGTAGTTCTAACACTCAATCTTCAATCCCAGGATTATAAAAAGATCGACTCCCTTAGTGAGACCTTGGTATCAAATTACAAGCTTCCGGGTCTGGCCATTGTTGGGGTTCAAAATGACGAGATCGTGTACAGTCGGCGCATCGGAAAGGCCAATGAATCTGCTTCGTACAATGAGAACACACGATTGTATATTGCTTCAAACACCAAAGCCTTTGTGGGCTTAGCTATGGCAAAACTTGCGTTCGAAAACAAACTATCTTACAACCATCCTATAACCAAATATATTCCGGAGTCGTTTTTTCCGAAGGAGATCAAAGCCGAAACGATCACGATAGACAGGCTGTTATCACATACACACGGACTCTCAAATGATCCCTTAGTATTCCGAACGGCCTACTCGGGCGTCTATCCTTCCGATCTTCGTGAACTGCTTAAATTTACTTCCTATCGGGGAGAACTGCCTTCTACCGATTTTAAGTACAGCAATCTGGGCTACCTCATCGCCGGAATGATCATCGAAGAGGTTTCAGGTCTGCCCTGGCAGGAATACGTTGAAAAACACCTACTGTCACCCTTAGGCATGAAACAAACCACAGCAAGACTGAATTTCGACAGAGCCCTGGAAGCGATGCCATATGAATTCTATTCTGAAGGAATCCTTAGTTCCAAAAAATCAGATCCTACCCTTCATGCCGCCGGGGGAATGTATTCAACCTTAGAGGATATGGCCCGGTGGCTACAGCTGTTTACCAACCCTGACCAACAAGTCTTGCCTTCAGCATTATTGGCCGACTACAAAGCGCAAACCGAAGAGGCCGAAGGCAGCATAGGACCCTTTAGCATAGATACCTACGGAAATGGATGGATCTATGGGAAGTTAATGAACGATCCATTAGTATTCCACTTTGGGAGCTTTAACGGCTACGAATCCATGATGTCATACCAGCCTGAAACCAATAGAGGTGTTTTTGTGTTCGTGAACGAACGCATAGGCGGACAGCGAATCGCTGCTATGCTTTCAGCTTATTATTATCTTATTGCAAATAATGATCCTATGGCCGATCAAAAAATTGCCAATTTTTCGAAATTTATCGAACCCTTGTATAAAAAGACAAAAGAAGAGCATACAGTATTTACCTTTCACGAAAACGAGAATCTCGTCGGAACCTATTCCAGTGATAAATACGGTGAACTGGAAGTAAAAAATACAGAGCACGGCTTTGTCTTTTCTCTGGGTAAACTTAGCAGTCTCGCCTATCAGGACGAAAAAGAAAACGGCATCCTTATCGAATGGACTCCGGGCATAGAAGAACATTTCGAATTTTCGACCTCCAACGAAGGAAAACTCATCTTAATCTACGGTGATTTTGATCTGTTTGTGAAAAAGGGGAAGTAA
- the dnaK gene encoding molecular chaperone DnaK produces the protein MSKIIGIDLGTTNSCVAVMEGSEPTVIPNAEGKRTTPSVIAFVEGGEIKVGDPAKRQAVTNPTKTISSIKRFMGNKFSESKKEADRAAFKVVKGDNDTPRVDIDGRLYTPQELSAMVLQKMKKTAEDYLDQEVTRAVITVPAYFNDSQRQATKEAGEIAGLKVERIINEPTAAALAYGLDKKGKDQKIVVFDFGGGTHDVSILELGDGVFEVLATDGDTHLGGDDVDQTLINWLADEFMKDEDIDLRKDPMALQRLKEAAEKAKIELSSSSQTEINLPYVTATASGPKHLVRTVTRAQFEKLIDDLVKRTIKPCESALKAAGLSKSDIDEIILVGGSTRIPAVQEAVEKFFGKKPSKGVNPDEVVAVGAAIQGGVLTGDVKDVLLLDVTPLSLGIETMGGVMTKLIEANTTIPTKKSQIFSTAADNQPSVEIHVLQGERPMANDNKTIGRFHLDGIPPAQRGVPQIEVTFDIDANGIIKVSATDKATNKSQDIRIEASSGLTEEEIQKMKAEAEANAEADKKAKEKVDKINEADAMIFQTEKQLKEFGDKLSDDKKKPIEDALEELKKAFETKEVETIEPALEKINEAWKTASEEMYKAQAEAQQGAPTGEPEATAGQNGQESSDVEDVDFEEVK, from the coding sequence ATGAGTAAAATAATTGGAATCGACTTAGGGACTACCAATTCATGTGTGGCCGTTATGGAAGGTAGCGAGCCAACAGTAATCCCTAATGCCGAAGGAAAACGAACTACTCCCTCTGTGATCGCCTTTGTGGAAGGTGGTGAAATTAAAGTAGGGGATCCCGCCAAAAGACAGGCGGTGACTAACCCTACAAAAACGATCTCTTCCATTAAACGATTTATGGGAAACAAGTTTTCTGAATCGAAAAAAGAAGCAGATCGCGCTGCCTTTAAAGTAGTAAAAGGTGACAACGATACGCCACGTGTGGATATCGACGGTCGTTTATATACCCCTCAGGAGTTGAGTGCCATGGTACTTCAGAAAATGAAGAAAACGGCCGAAGACTACCTGGATCAGGAAGTTACGCGTGCCGTAATTACAGTTCCTGCGTACTTTAATGACAGTCAGCGACAAGCAACAAAAGAAGCCGGTGAGATCGCCGGATTAAAAGTAGAACGTATTATCAATGAGCCTACAGCGGCTGCCTTGGCATACGGTCTCGATAAAAAAGGAAAAGACCAGAAAATCGTGGTATTCGACTTTGGTGGTGGTACGCATGACGTTTCCATCCTTGAGTTGGGTGACGGGGTATTTGAAGTACTTGCTACCGACGGTGATACGCACCTTGGTGGTGATGATGTGGATCAAACACTTATCAACTGGCTGGCAGACGAATTTATGAAGGATGAGGATATCGACCTTCGTAAGGACCCTATGGCGTTACAGCGTTTAAAGGAAGCTGCCGAAAAGGCTAAGATCGAATTGTCGTCTTCTTCACAAACCGAGATCAACCTGCCTTATGTTACGGCTACGGCCAGCGGACCAAAACACTTGGTGCGAACAGTAACACGTGCGCAGTTTGAAAAGCTGATCGACGATCTTGTAAAAAGAACGATCAAGCCATGTGAATCTGCCTTAAAAGCTGCCGGACTTTCAAAAAGTGATATCGATGAGATCATTTTAGTAGGTGGTTCTACCCGTATTCCTGCAGTTCAGGAAGCGGTGGAAAAGTTCTTCGGAAAGAAACCGAGTAAGGGAGTAAACCCCGATGAGGTTGTGGCCGTTGGTGCTGCGATCCAGGGTGGTGTATTGACCGGAGATGTAAAGGATGTATTGTTATTGGATGTGACTCCGCTTTCTCTTGGTATTGAAACCATGGGTGGTGTGATGACCAAACTTATAGAAGCGAATACAACCATTCCTACTAAGAAGAGTCAGATCTTCTCTACTGCGGCAGACAATCAGCCTAGTGTTGAGATCCACGTTTTACAGGGAGAGCGTCCTATGGCAAATGACAACAAGACGATTGGTCGTTTCCACTTAGACGGAATTCCACCTGCACAGCGAGGCGTACCTCAAATTGAAGTGACTTTCGATATTGATGCCAACGGTATCATTAAAGTAAGTGCTACAGATAAGGCTACGAATAAGTCTCAGGACATTAGAATTGAGGCGAGCAGCGGACTTACAGAAGAGGAGATCCAGAAGATGAAAGCTGAGGCTGAAGCCAATGCTGAAGCCGATAAGAAGGCGAAGGAGAAAGTTGACAAGATCAACGAAGCCGATGCGATGATTTTCCAGACAGAAAAGCAACTGAAGGAATTTGGTGATAAATTGTCTGATGACAAGAAAAAGCCTATTGAAGATGCTTTGGAAGAATTGAAGAAAGCTTTTGAAACCAAGGAAGTTGAAACTATAGAGCCTGCTTTGGAAAAGATCAATGAAGCCTGGAAAACAGCTTCAGAGGAAATGTACAAAGCACAGGCCGAAGCTCAACAGGGTGCTCCAACCGGAGAACCTGAAGCGACTGCAGGTCAGAATGGCCAGGAAAGCAGTGATGTTGAGGATGTAGATTTCGAAGAAGTGAAGTAA